The Neisseria sicca genome includes a window with the following:
- the dgt gene encoding dGTP triphosphohydrolase, translating to MDDFSKLFNLISDKRLRESKSERAQDSDIVIASESDKSRVINASAFRRLQQKAQVFSLETNASVRTRLTHSIEVSQIGRYLAQEIIRLMSKDSDISYEKKLAFSNIIETACLLHDIGNPPFGHLGEAAIRRWFKKKQKQLKKGSNIYEELIKFDGNAQGFRLITYLSGADEYGLNLTASTILAFVKYPFINKDKGLFKADYQFSYKVACKKLEWKEGVKFPLAIIMDLADEISYCMSDLEDGLEKRVISPYDLYMEFKDIGYLEPKEEDMYPYPFITFKTKLINKCVQEIAQKFVDNIGNIVEGEMIEIPIDDNDVREKYLGRIKKFARKRIYSDRKIELVELAGAKIIEGLLEEYEPLLDMEENNFSQLINGEKGKEYPFEFRLINTIPKNYIKKYQKSMDYYRAKRTDTPSEKSVRAQLLVDFISGMTDDFALEQYQFLKGIKLHD from the coding sequence ATGGATGATTTTTCTAAGTTATTTAATTTAATATCAGATAAGCGCTTAAGAGAATCAAAATCAGAACGTGCTCAAGATAGTGATATTGTAATTGCATCAGAGAGTGATAAATCTCGTGTAATTAATGCATCAGCTTTCCGCAGATTACAACAAAAAGCACAGGTATTTTCTCTTGAGACAAATGCATCTGTCAGAACTAGATTAACCCACTCTATAGAAGTATCTCAAATAGGACGTTATCTAGCTCAAGAAATTATTCGTCTTATGTCTAAAGATTCTGATATTTCCTATGAAAAAAAGTTGGCTTTTAGCAATATCATTGAAACAGCATGTTTATTGCATGATATAGGTAACCCTCCTTTTGGTCATTTGGGAGAAGCTGCAATTCGTAGATGGTTCAAGAAAAAACAGAAGCAGCTGAAGAAAGGGTCGAATATTTATGAAGAATTAATAAAATTTGATGGTAATGCTCAAGGTTTTCGTTTAATAACATATTTGAGTGGTGCTGATGAGTATGGATTAAATTTAACAGCAAGCACAATATTAGCTTTTGTAAAATATCCATTTATTAACAAAGATAAAGGGTTGTTTAAAGCTGATTATCAATTTTCATATAAGGTTGCCTGTAAAAAATTAGAGTGGAAAGAAGGAGTTAAATTTCCTTTGGCGATAATAATGGATCTTGCTGATGAGATTTCATATTGCATGAGTGATTTAGAGGATGGATTGGAAAAAAGAGTTATTTCTCCATATGATTTATATATGGAGTTCAAAGATATTGGATACTTAGAACCTAAAGAAGAGGATATGTATCCATATCCATTCATTACCTTTAAAACCAAATTAATTAATAAATGTGTACAGGAAATTGCTCAAAAATTTGTTGATAATATTGGAAATATTGTAGAAGGAGAAATGATAGAAATACCAATAGATGATAATGATGTTAGAGAAAAATATTTAGGTAGAATAAAGAAATTTGCAAGGAAAAGAATTTACTCTGATAGGAAGATAGAATTAGTTGAATTAGCAGGTGCAAAGATTATTGAAGGTCTCTTAGAGGAGTATGAACCGCTCTTGGATATGGAAGAAAATAATTTTAGTCAATTAATTAATGGTGAAAAAGGTAAAGAATATCCATTTGAATTTCGATTAATTAATACAATTCCTAAAAATTATATAAAGAAATATCAAAAATCCATGGATTATTATAGAGCAAAGCGTACAGACACTCCTAGTGAGAAATCTGTTCGTGCTCAGCTATTGGTAGATTTTATCTCTGGTATGACAGATGACTTCGCACTGGAGCAATATCAATTTCTGAAAGGTATCAAATTACATGATTGA
- the alaS gene encoding alanine--tRNA ligase, with protein sequence MKTSELRQKFLKFFESKGHTIVRSSSLVPHDDPTLLFTNAGMNQFKDVFLGFDKRPYNRATTAQKCVRAGGKHNDLENVGYTARHHTFFEMMGNFSFGDYFKRDAIHFAWEFLTSPEWLNLPKDKLLATVYAEDDEAYNIWLNEIGMPAERIVRIGDNKGAKYASDNFWQMGDTGPCGPCSEIFYDHGEEIWGGIPGSPEEDGDRWIEIWNCVFMQFNRDEQGNMNPLPKPSVDTGMGLERMAAVMQHVHSNYEIDLFQDLLKAVARETGAPFSMDEPSLKVVADHIRSCSFLIADGVMPSNEGRGYVLRRIIRRAVRHGYKLGQKQAFFYKLVPDLVKAMGGAYPELKEKQTQIMEALRAEESRFGETLEKGMGLFNQVFNGMKFLKLESLLPQDGAGKPLALKTAEGVEFTAASRAAPGKKQIVIRPRVSGSLNEGMYIDLQAALETAHIPDAEKPFAEALNAYLMDNIANSKLVIGGEHIFKLYDTYGFPYDLTADMARELGIDLDEEGFNREMEAQRARARAAQNFKANAQLDYTGADTEFTGYEKRSQDTKIIALYKGSEAVDELQAGEAGVVVLEQTPFYAESGGQVGDVGFIFAGENRFRVEDTQKIKAAVHGQFGAVVSGRLKVGDAVSAEIDNDIRNSIMRNHSVTHLMHKALRDVLGTHVEQKGSLQNAELTRFDISHTQGISAEEIAEVERRVNAAIIANVPVKVETMSIEDAQKSGAVMLFGEKYGDFVRVITMGDYSIELCGGTHVARTGDIGFFKIISEGGIAAGIRRVEAITGQAALAWAQNQESLMKNIIAEVKAQTEKDVLAKIQANAANTKALEKELAKAKAELAVHAGAKLLDNAKDLGAAKLVAAQIEADAAALREIVTDLTGKSDNAVILLAAVNDGKVSLCAGVSKPLTNKVKAGDLVKFAAEQVGGKGGGRPDLAQAGGADAAKLPEMLESVEGWVSSKLV encoded by the coding sequence ATGAAAACCTCCGAACTACGCCAAAAATTCCTAAAATTCTTCGAATCCAAAGGCCACACCATCGTCCGATCCTCTTCGCTCGTGCCGCACGACGACCCGACGCTGCTGTTTACCAACGCGGGTATGAACCAGTTTAAAGACGTATTCCTCGGCTTTGACAAACGCCCATACAACCGCGCCACCACCGCGCAAAAATGCGTGCGCGCAGGCGGCAAACACAACGACTTGGAAAACGTCGGCTACACCGCCCGCCACCACACCTTTTTTGAAATGATGGGCAACTTTTCCTTCGGCGACTACTTCAAACGCGACGCCATCCACTTCGCTTGGGAATTCCTCACTTCCCCCGAATGGCTGAATCTGCCCAAAGACAAACTCTTGGCGACCGTGTATGCCGAAGACGACGAAGCCTACAACATCTGGCTGAACGAAATCGGTATGCCTGCCGAGCGCATCGTCCGCATCGGCGACAACAAAGGCGCGAAATACGCGTCCGACAACTTCTGGCAGATGGGCGATACCGGTCCCTGCGGCCCGTGCTCCGAAATTTTCTACGACCACGGCGAAGAAATCTGGGGCGGCATTCCGGGCAGTCCTGAAGAAGACGGCGACCGCTGGATTGAAATTTGGAACTGCGTGTTCATGCAGTTCAACCGCGACGAGCAAGGCAACATGAACCCGCTGCCCAAGCCGTCCGTCGATACCGGCATGGGCTTGGAGCGCATGGCGGCCGTAATGCAGCACGTCCACAGCAACTACGAAATCGACCTGTTCCAAGACCTGCTCAAAGCCGTTGCCCGCGAAACCGGCGCGCCGTTCAGCATGGACGAACCCAGCCTGAAAGTCGTTGCCGACCACATCCGCTCTTGCTCCTTCCTGATTGCCGACGGCGTGATGCCGTCCAACGAAGGCCGCGGCTATGTACTGCGCCGCATCATCCGCCGCGCCGTGCGCCACGGTTACAAACTCGGTCAGAAACAGGCGTTTTTCTACAAACTCGTGCCCGATTTGGTGAAAGCGATGGGCGGTGCATATCCCGAGTTGAAAGAAAAACAAACGCAGATTATGGAAGCCCTGCGCGCGGAAGAAAGCCGCTTCGGCGAAACGCTGGAAAAAGGCATGGGTTTGTTTAACCAAGTGTTCAACGGCATGAAATTCCTGAAACTGGAAAGCCTGCTGCCGCAAGATGGTGCGGGCAAACCGTTGGCATTGAAAACCGCAGAGGGTGTGGAATTTACCGCCGCTTCCCGTGCCGCTCCAGGCAAAAAGCAAATCGTTATCCGTCCCCGAGTTTCAGGCAGCCTGAACGAAGGCATGTATATCGATTTGCAGGCTGCTTTGGAAACTGCCCATATTCCCGACGCGGAAAAACCGTTTGCCGAAGCCTTGAATGCCTATTTGATGGACAACATTGCCAACAGCAAACTCGTTATCGGCGGCGAACACATCTTCAAACTCTACGACACCTACGGCTTCCCCTACGACCTGACCGCCGACATGGCGCGCGAATTGGGTATCGATTTGGATGAAGAAGGCTTCAACCGCGAAATGGAAGCCCAACGCGCCCGCGCCCGCGCTGCGCAAAACTTCAAAGCCAACGCACAACTGGACTACACAGGCGCGGACACCGAGTTTACCGGCTACGAAAAACGCAGCCAAGACACCAAAATCATCGCCTTATATAAAGGCAGCGAAGCCGTGGACGAACTCCAAGCAGGCGAAGCCGGCGTGGTCGTTCTGGAACAAACCCCGTTCTACGCCGAAAGCGGCGGCCAAGTCGGCGACGTAGGCTTTATCTTCGCAGGCGAAAACCGCTTCCGCGTGGAAGACACGCAGAAAATCAAAGCCGCCGTACACGGACAATTCGGCGCAGTCGTATCAGGCCGTCTGAAAGTCGGCGATGCCGTATCCGCCGAAATCGACAACGACATCCGCAACAGCATCATGCGCAACCACAGCGTTACCCACCTGATGCACAAAGCCCTGCGCGATGTTTTGGGCACGCACGTCGAACAAAAAGGCAGCCTGCAAAACGCCGAGCTGACCCGCTTCGACATCTCCCACACGCAAGGCATCAGCGCGGAAGAAATCGCCGAAGTCGAACGCCGCGTCAACGCCGCGATTATCGCCAACGTGCCCGTCAAAGTCGAAACCATGTCCATTGAAGACGCGCAAAAATCAGGCGCAGTCATGCTCTTCGGCGAAAAATACGGCGACTTCGTCCGCGTCATCACCATGGGCGACTACTCCATCGAACTGTGCGGCGGCACCCACGTCGCCCGCACCGGCGACATCGGCTTCTTCAAAATCATCAGCGAAGGCGGCATCGCCGCAGGCATCCGCCGTGTAGAAGCCATCACAGGCCAAGCCGCGCTGGCATGGGCGCAAAACCAAGAAAGCCTGATGAAAAACATCATCGCCGAAGTCAAAGCCCAAACCGAAAAAGACGTACTCGCCAAAATCCAAGCCAACGCCGCAAACACCAAAGCCTTGGAAAAAGAGTTGGCAAAAGCCAAAGCCGAACTCGCCGTCCACGCAGGCGCCAAACTCTTGGATAACGCGAAAGACTTGGGCGCAGCCAAACTCGTCGCCGCCCAAATCGAAGCCGACGCAGCCGCCCTGCGCGAAATCGTTACCGATTTAACCGGCAAATCCGACAACGCCGTGATTCTTTTGGCGGCAGTGAACGACGGCAAAGTCTCCCTGTGCGCAGGCGTATCCAAACCGCTGACAAACAAAGTGAAAGCCGGCGATTTGGTCAAATTCGCAGCCGAACAAGTCGGCGGCAAAGGCGGCGGTAGACCGGATTTGGCGCAAGCGGGGGGAGCAGATGCTGCGAAACTGCCTGAAATGCTGGAAAGCGTGGAAGGTTGGGTAAGCAGCAAGCTGGTTTGA
- a CDS encoding polyamine ABC transporter substrate-binding protein, which yields MTKHLPLIALTAVMLAACGGSDKNASDKAGQAGNQNVLRIYNWSEYVDPETVADFEKKNGIKVTYDVYDSDETLESKVLTGKSGYDIVGPSNTFVGRQIKAGAYQKIDKSLIPNYKNLNPELMKLMEGVDPSHEYAVPFYWGTNTFAINTERVKKALGTDKLPDNQWDLVFNPEYTSKLKQCGISYLDSAAEIYPMVLNYMGKNPNSNDTEDIKAATELLKKNRPNIKRFTSSGFIDDLARGDTCVTIGFGGDLNIARRRAEEAGGKEKIRVMMPKEGVGIWVDSFVIPKDAKNVANAHKYINDFLDPEVAAKNGNFVTYAPSSKPARELMEAEFRDDRTIFPSDEDLKNSFIMVPIQPTILKFMVRQWQGVKAGK from the coding sequence ATGACCAAACATCTGCCACTTATCGCCCTAACCGCCGTCATGCTCGCCGCCTGCGGAGGTTCAGACAAGAATGCCTCCGATAAAGCGGGTCAGGCGGGAAACCAAAATGTATTGAGGATTTACAACTGGTCGGAATACGTCGATCCTGAAACCGTTGCCGATTTTGAAAAGAAAAACGGTATCAAGGTAACTTACGACGTGTACGACAGCGATGAGACGCTGGAAAGCAAAGTATTGACCGGAAAATCGGGCTACGACATCGTCGGCCCATCCAATACCTTCGTCGGCAGGCAGATTAAGGCGGGGGCTTATCAAAAAATCGACAAATCCCTGATTCCCAACTATAAAAACCTCAATCCCGAACTGATGAAGCTGATGGAAGGCGTCGATCCGAGCCACGAATACGCCGTTCCGTTTTATTGGGGAACGAATACCTTCGCCATCAATACCGAGCGCGTGAAAAAAGCCTTAGGCACGGACAAACTGCCGGACAACCAATGGGATTTGGTGTTCAACCCCGAATACACATCCAAGCTCAAACAATGCGGCATCAGCTACTTGGACAGCGCGGCGGAAATCTATCCTATGGTGTTGAACTACATGGGTAAAAACCCCAACAGCAACGATACCGAAGACATCAAAGCAGCAACCGAGTTGCTCAAGAAAAACCGTCCCAACATCAAACGCTTTACCTCGTCCGGCTTCATCGACGACTTGGCGCGCGGCGACACCTGCGTCACCATCGGTTTCGGCGGCGACTTGAACATCGCCAGACGGCGCGCCGAAGAAGCAGGCGGCAAAGAAAAAATCCGCGTCATGATGCCCAAAGAAGGCGTAGGGATTTGGGTGGACTCCTTCGTTATCCCGAAAGATGCGAAGAACGTCGCCAACGCCCATAAATACATCAACGACTTTCTCGACCCCGAAGTCGCCGCGAAAAACGGCAATTTCGTTACCTACGCCCCTTCCAGCAAACCCGCACGCGAATTGATGGAAGCCGAGTTCAGGGACGACCGCACCATTTTCCCTAGCGACGAAGATTTGAAAAACAGCTTCATCATGGTTCCTATCCAGCCCACCATTTTGAAATTCATGGTCCGCCAATGGCAGGGCGTGAAAGCCGGTAAATAA
- a CDS encoding phospholipase D family protein has protein sequence MKKIHLILMLPVFLTGCAGLPSLEERPESHYLDIRSAPRMDALLNTATAKTSGDISNVYLLNDAHEAFVARAALIEVADHTLDLQYYIWHNDLSGKLMFNLIHRAAERGVRVRLLLDDNNTNGLDNVLLALDSHPNIEIRLFNPFVRRKWRALGYLTDFPRLNRRMHNKSFTADNRATILGGRNIGDEYFKVGEDTIFADLDILATGRVVPEVSQDFDRYWASHSSYTVASIIKKGDIEKGFQELGYNDKDKNETLSRYRSNIENSELYKKMQSNSIDWQSVHTRLISDDPAKGLDRDRHKPPIFDRMQDALKTPEKSVYLVSPYFVPTKSGVRALDQLVKYGVDVTVLTNSLQATDVAAVHSGYVKYRKPLLKAGVKLYELQPNHAVPTTKDRGLTGSSATSLHAKTFIVDEKRVFIGSFNLDPRSARLNTEMGVVLESPKIAGEMQRTLVNTTPKYAYQVTLDKYNKLHWYDPTTQKTYSTEPEAKFWKRVTSKILSILPIEGLL, from the coding sequence ATGAAAAAAATCCATCTCATCCTTATGCTTCCGGTTTTTCTAACAGGTTGCGCCGGTCTGCCCTCACTGGAAGAGCGCCCTGAGAGCCACTATCTGGACATCCGTTCCGCCCCACGCATGGATGCCCTGCTCAATACCGCCACTGCCAAAACCAGCGGCGATATTTCCAATGTCTATCTGCTCAACGACGCACACGAAGCCTTCGTCGCCCGCGCCGCCCTGATTGAAGTCGCCGACCACACCCTAGACCTCCAATACTACATCTGGCACAACGACCTCTCCGGCAAGCTCATGTTCAACCTGATCCACCGTGCCGCCGAACGCGGCGTACGCGTGCGACTGCTACTTGACGACAACAACACCAACGGGCTGGACAACGTCCTGCTCGCCCTCGACAGCCATCCCAATATCGAAATCCGCCTGTTCAACCCCTTCGTCCGCCGCAAATGGCGCGCGCTCGGCTATTTGACCGACTTCCCGCGTCTCAACCGCCGGATGCACAACAAATCCTTTACCGCCGACAACCGCGCCACCATCCTCGGCGGGCGCAATATCGGCGACGAATATTTCAAAGTCGGTGAAGACACCATCTTTGCCGACCTCGACATCCTCGCCACCGGCCGCGTCGTGCCCGAAGTTTCCCAAGACTTCGACCGCTATTGGGCAAGCCATTCCTCCTACACTGTCGCCAGCATCATCAAAAAAGGCGATATCGAAAAAGGCTTTCAAGAGCTGGGTTACAACGACAAAGACAAAAACGAAACCCTCAGCCGTTACCGCAGCAACATCGAAAATTCCGAACTCTATAAAAAAATGCAGAGCAACAGCATAGACTGGCAAAGCGTCCATACCCGCCTGATCAGCGACGATCCCGCCAAAGGGCTGGACCGCGACCGCCACAAACCGCCCATTTTTGACCGCATGCAGGACGCCCTGAAAACGCCCGAAAAAAGCGTTTATCTCGTTTCGCCCTATTTCGTTCCCACCAAATCAGGCGTGCGCGCGCTTGACCAACTCGTCAAATACGGCGTAGACGTCACCGTCCTGACCAACTCACTCCAAGCAACCGATGTCGCTGCCGTCCATTCGGGCTACGTCAAATACCGCAAACCCCTGCTCAAAGCCGGTGTCAAACTCTACGAGCTGCAACCCAACCACGCCGTCCCCACCACCAAAGACCGCGGCTTGACCGGCAGCTCCGCTACCAGCCTGCACGCCAAGACCTTCATCGTGGACGAAAAACGCGTCTTCATCGGCTCATTCAATCTCGACCCGCGCTCTGCCAGACTCAACACCGAAATGGGCGTCGTCCTCGAAAGTCCCAAAATCGCAGGCGAAATGCAGCGCACCCTCGTCAATACCACCCCCAAATACGCCTATCAGGTCACCCTCGACAAATACAACAAACTTCACTGGTACGACCCCACCACTCAAAAAACCTACTCCACCGAGCCGGAAGCCAAATTTTGGAAACGCGTTACCTCCAAAATCCTCTCCATCCTGCCGATAGAAGGATTGCTGTAA